From the genome of Gemmatimonas phototrophica, one region includes:
- a CDS encoding efflux RND transporter periplasmic adaptor subunit codes for MALFTLSACKEKPTPQRPTPTVTVITVAKAPLPYIISGNGQVEPNRTVAVQSLVSGQLTRVAIAEGDEVREGQVLFQIDPRPFRAEVERTQATLARDEATLVRARADSARFATLAKDGYITKQQLDQAFSEASALAATVSAGRATLQRARLDLENTTVKAPISGRTGQLLYKAGSLVRASADQLVTINEVRPVLVRFPVPEKDFEQMRERAGLDKALAVQVMPGGDSSKVVSGVLTFVDNQVDRATGSVLLKARVANEDRALWPGQFVNVALQLSVDEDAITVPSEAVVTAGTNTFVYTMEDGKAKRTTVKVGRTAGTKVKIDSGLVGGEQVITEGQARLRDGASVQLRKPAGAGRPGGARGGQNGAAGAPSPNAEAGNGRGGQGGASR; via the coding sequence GTGGCCCTTTTCACGCTCAGCGCGTGCAAAGAGAAGCCAACGCCGCAACGTCCCACGCCCACCGTCACCGTCATCACGGTGGCCAAGGCGCCCCTTCCGTACATCATCTCCGGCAACGGACAGGTCGAGCCCAACCGCACGGTCGCGGTGCAGTCACTTGTCTCCGGCCAACTCACGCGCGTCGCCATCGCCGAAGGCGATGAGGTGCGCGAGGGTCAGGTGCTTTTTCAGATTGATCCGCGTCCCTTCCGCGCCGAGGTGGAGCGCACGCAGGCGACGCTGGCGCGCGATGAAGCCACACTCGTGCGGGCCCGCGCCGACTCGGCGCGCTTCGCCACGCTCGCCAAAGACGGCTACATCACCAAGCAGCAGCTTGATCAGGCGTTCTCCGAAGCCTCGGCGCTGGCGGCGACCGTGTCTGCCGGTCGCGCGACGCTGCAGCGGGCGCGATTGGATCTCGAGAACACCACCGTGAAGGCGCCCATTTCGGGACGCACCGGCCAGCTGCTCTACAAGGCCGGTTCTCTGGTGCGCGCGTCGGCCGATCAGTTGGTCACCATCAACGAAGTGCGCCCCGTGCTCGTGCGCTTCCCGGTCCCCGAGAAGGACTTCGAGCAGATGCGCGAGCGCGCCGGCCTCGATAAGGCGCTGGCCGTGCAGGTCATGCCCGGCGGGGACTCCAGCAAAGTGGTGAGCGGCGTGCTCACCTTCGTGGATAATCAGGTGGATCGTGCCACGGGCTCCGTGCTGCTCAAGGCGCGTGTGGCCAACGAAGATCGCGCGCTCTGGCCAGGCCAGTTTGTGAATGTGGCGCTGCAGCTGAGCGTGGATGAAGACGCCATTACAGTGCCGTCGGAAGCGGTGGTCACGGCCGGGACGAACACCTTTGTGTACACCATGGAAGACGGCAAGGCCAAGCGTACCACGGTCAAGGTCGGGCGAACCGCCGGCACCAAGGTGAAAATCGACAGCGGTCTCGTGGGTGGCGAGCAGGTCATTACCGAAGGGCAGGCGCGCCTGCGTGACGGCGCGTCGGTGCAGTTGCGGAAGCCGGCTGGCGCAGGGCGCCCTGGTGGCGCACGTGGTGGACAAAACGGTGCCGCCGGTGCGCCGTCACCAAACGCAGAAGCGGGCAACGGCCGTGGAGGCCAGGGAGGCGCATCCCGATGA